In Virgibacillus sp. NKC19-16, a single genomic region encodes these proteins:
- the qoxA gene encoding cytochrome aa3 quinol oxidase subunit II, translating into MKKKRHSFKKGFALLLLAVVALFLSGCGELAVLDPKGPVAQSQKDLILYSLIFMVGIIVVVFSLFAFMLYKYRDNKPNRKEGDYKPNLHGNLKIEIVWTVIPILIVTALSIPTVETIFDLEEPPESSADREPLVVYATSADWKWFFSYPEQGIETVDYLNIPTDRAIEFRLSSAESMASFWVPQLGGQKYNMAGMENILYLQADETGVFQGRNANFTGEGFTGQTFDVNAQEEEAFNEWVEATQNQAPELTQQTYDELLKPGLLEDEMEFSSTHLAFVDHGSNDGRDYAVERHWDLYGEQLHLENNSEWSEELEQ; encoded by the coding sequence ATGAAGAAAAAACGGCATTCGTTTAAAAAAGGCTTTGCCCTTCTGCTGCTTGCCGTCGTAGCTTTATTTCTAAGCGGCTGTGGCGAATTGGCTGTGCTTGACCCAAAAGGTCCTGTAGCACAGAGCCAGAAGGATTTGATCTTGTATTCCCTTATTTTCATGGTTGGGATTATTGTTGTAGTATTTAGCTTATTTGCTTTTATGTTGTATAAATACCGTGATAACAAGCCTAATCGAAAAGAGGGAGATTATAAACCAAACCTTCATGGAAATTTGAAAATTGAAATTGTCTGGACAGTTATCCCGATACTTATTGTCACCGCCTTATCGATTCCGACGGTGGAAACGATATTTGATCTTGAAGAACCGCCGGAATCCAGTGCTGATAGGGAACCACTGGTCGTTTATGCGACTTCAGCAGACTGGAAATGGTTTTTCAGTTACCCGGAGCAGGGGATTGAGACTGTGGATTACTTAAATATCCCGACGGACAGAGCTATAGAATTCCGTCTATCTTCTGCTGAATCGATGGCATCTTTCTGGGTCCCGCAACTTGGCGGACAGAAGTATAACATGGCTGGTATGGAAAATATCCTTTACCTGCAGGCCGATGAGACCGGTGTCTTTCAAGGCCGTAATGCGAACTTCACGGGCGAAGGTTTTACCGGACAGACATTTGATGTCAATGCGCAGGAGGAAGAAGCATTTAACGAATGGGTGGAAGCGACTCAGAATCAGGCACCGGAATTGACGCAGCAAACATACGATGAGTTGTTGAAACCCGGATTATTAGAAGATGAGATGGAATTTTCTTCGACGCACCTGGCGTTTGTTGATCATGGAAGCAATGACGGCCGGGATTATGCAGTAGAGCGGCACTGGGACTTGTACGGGGAACAACTGCATCTGGAAAATAACTCCGAATGGAGCGAAGAGCTAGAACAGTAA
- a CDS encoding SDR family NAD(P)-dependent oxidoreductase: MESQEYGSIINAASNAAYIGSAGMAGYVASKHSVAGLTKTAALEAAENGVRVNAVAPAAIDTQMLTSIQQNTSPDDPESAAEAIKQGIPAGRFGMPKEVAQVVMFLASDKASFVNGALYNVDGGMQAD; encoded by the coding sequence ATGGAATCTCAAGAGTACGGCAGCATCATTAATGCAGCATCTAATGCGGCATACATTGGCTCAGCGGGCATGGCTGGTTATGTTGCTTCCAAACATAGCGTAGCGGGGTTAACAAAAACAGCAGCGCTTGAGGCAGCAGAAAATGGTGTCCGTGTAAATGCAGTCGCTCCGGCAGCAATCGATACGCAAATGTTGACGAGTATTCAACAGAACACATCTCCTGATGATCCTGAATCAGCAGCAGAAGCGATCAAACAAGGGATTCCTGCAGGTCGCTTTGGAATGCCAAAAGAAGTAGCGCAAGTTGTGATGTTCCTTGCTTCTGATAAGGCATCATTTGTTAACGGGGCACTGTATAACGTGGATGGCGGCATGCAGGCAGATTAG
- a CDS encoding Rpn family recombination-promoting nuclease/putative transposase — translation MKIQNPHDKFFKETFGKVEVAKDFLNNYLPERIMNVINLNTIEPQKDSFINEELQEGFSDMLFQVDINQEEGYIYFLFEHKSYNSKDIALQLLKYMLEIWNVKVKKEQNALPVIIPLVIYHGSETWNSKGSLAGMIKGYIGLPQYLQRFIPEYEYLLYDLSEYTNEEIKGEAQLRIVLTIFRDIFTKSDEELKVSILKAAEYLQELEDRETGTEYFETLMRYIYHARDSFTVKDANEIIDKLETTYSEGSEVVMTLAEVLRKEVKEEVVRNAMNEGLELGLIAKLTGLSESEVKEIIDEIEN, via the coding sequence ATGAAAATACAGAATCCACATGATAAATTTTTTAAAGAAACATTTGGAAAAGTAGAAGTGGCCAAAGACTTTTTGAACAATTATTTACCAGAGCGTATAATGAATGTAATAAATTTAAATACAATTGAACCGCAAAAGGACAGTTTTATTAATGAGGAATTGCAAGAAGGCTTTTCGGATATGTTATTTCAGGTGGATATAAATCAAGAGGAAGGATATATTTATTTCCTTTTCGAACACAAAAGTTATAACAGCAAGGATATAGCTCTTCAGTTACTCAAATATATGTTGGAAATTTGGAATGTGAAAGTCAAAAAAGAACAAAATGCATTGCCTGTGATCATTCCTTTAGTTATTTATCATGGTAGTGAAACTTGGAATAGCAAGGGCTCATTAGCGGGAATGATAAAAGGGTATATAGGACTTCCACAGTATTTACAACGATTTATCCCAGAGTATGAATATTTACTGTATGACCTATCAGAATACACCAACGAGGAAATTAAAGGAGAGGCACAACTGCGAATTGTGCTCACTATTTTTAGAGATATATTTACCAAGAGCGATGAAGAACTCAAGGTTTCTATTTTAAAAGCGGCTGAATACCTGCAAGAACTAGAAGATAGAGAAACGGGGACCGAGTATTTTGAAACCTTAATGAGATATATTTACCACGCAAGAGATAGTTTTACGGTGAAAGATGCGAATGAAATCATTGATAAATTGGAAACGACCTATTCAGAAGGGAGTGAAGTGGTGATGACTTTAGCTGAAGTACTGCGAAAGGAAGTCAAAGAAGAAGTGGTTCGAAACGCCATGAATGAAGGGTTAGAACTAGGTCTTATTGCAAAACTCACAGGACTATCCGAATCTGAAGTGAAGGAAATAATAGATGAGATAGAGAACTAG
- a CDS encoding DUF2922 domain-containing protein, which yields MTKKIELKFRNEDEKIVTYSLDNPIEPVDPEAVNAAMDEIITQNAFTSSGGDVIVKDSARIVERTVEDIELG from the coding sequence ATGACCAAAAAGATTGAGCTTAAATTTCGCAACGAGGACGAAAAGATTGTCACATATTCATTAGACAACCCAATCGAGCCGGTGGACCCAGAAGCAGTCAACGCTGCAATGGACGAAATTATCACGCAAAATGCCTTCACTTCATCAGGCGGCGACGTAATAGTGAAAGACAGCGCCCGTATTGTTGAGCGTACCGTGGAGGACATTGAGTTGGGATAA
- a CDS encoding DUF1659 domain-containing protein: MAVADKVSSSLRLVLYDGDDTMTGEPMYKYKSFNNVKTEAVADQLLPIAEAVAALQERPLYNIERRDNSEIREG; this comes from the coding sequence ATGGCAGTAGCAGATAAAGTCAGTTCCTCGCTGCGTTTGGTTCTGTACGATGGTGATGACACCATGACAGGCGAGCCAATGTATAAGTACAAAAGCTTCAACAATGTAAAAACAGAAGCAGTCGCGGATCAACTGTTGCCGATTGCAGAAGCCGTTGCAGCATTGCAAGAGCGTCCCCTATACAACATCGAGCGCAGAGACAACTCCGAAATTAGAGAGGGCTAA
- a CDS encoding LCP family protein, whose protein sequence is MSSKKRFTKLSKKKLLLYSGIIFIFLIGIGAGYAVYLVDRTAGTIDDSHEEIGRENETSPLREGHVNPVEDNVSVLFIGVDSNEHRDNLDQSRSDALLLATFNKEDSTVKILSIPRDSYVYIPEVDYNTKINHAHAFGGPEATIETVENFLHVPVDYFVRMNFEGFVEVVDALDGIKYDVPYEFTESDSNDDRDSIHLYPGEQNLNGEEALAMARTRKQDNDVERGKRQQEILAAIASKATSPSSVFKLDELITAVGSNMTTNINFSEIRSFLSYGLDEQVAIETVNLDGAGGYTNGGWYYQVEEESRAQMQTELREHLDLPVVDEDSDFAEDDEEYY, encoded by the coding sequence ATGTCCAGCAAAAAGCGTTTTACGAAATTATCAAAGAAAAAATTGCTTCTATATAGTGGAATCATTTTCATTTTCCTTATTGGGATTGGTGCAGGTTATGCTGTGTATTTAGTTGACAGGACGGCTGGCACGATAGATGACTCACATGAGGAAATAGGTCGTGAGAATGAAACATCACCACTAAGGGAGGGGCATGTCAATCCAGTGGAGGATAATGTTTCGGTTCTTTTTATTGGTGTGGATAGTAACGAGCACCGGGATAATTTAGATCAAAGCCGCTCAGATGCATTGCTGCTTGCGACCTTCAATAAGGAGGATAGCACGGTTAAAATATTGAGCATACCGAGGGATTCTTATGTTTACATTCCTGAAGTCGATTACAACACGAAAATAAATCATGCGCATGCATTCGGCGGCCCGGAAGCAACGATTGAAACGGTGGAAAATTTCCTGCACGTACCTGTGGATTACTTTGTACGTATGAATTTTGAGGGATTTGTTGAGGTTGTCGATGCATTAGACGGGATCAAGTATGATGTGCCATATGAATTCACAGAGTCCGACTCGAATGATGACAGGGATTCGATTCACTTATATCCCGGGGAGCAAAATTTAAATGGTGAAGAAGCGTTGGCCATGGCCCGAACGCGAAAGCAGGACAACGACGTCGAACGAGGAAAACGGCAGCAGGAAATTCTCGCAGCAATTGCAAGCAAAGCAACATCCCCTTCGTCTGTCTTCAAACTAGACGAATTAATCACAGCTGTCGGATCAAACATGACGACAAATATAAATTTTAGTGAAATCAGGAGCTTCCTATCTTATGGCCTGGATGAGCAAGTCGCTATCGAAACCGTCAACCTTGATGGCGCGGGCGGGTATACGAATGGGGGCTGGTATTATCAGGTAGAAGAAGAAAGCAGAGCCCAGATGCAAACAGAACTCAGGGAGCACCTTGATTTGCCTGTTGTAGATGAGGATAGCGATTTTGCGGAGGATGATGAGGAATATTATTAG
- a CDS encoding GntR family transcriptional regulator, whose translation MTLDYNNSIPLYIQLKLKLEQNILQGMYEDKIPSEREIIDAYYVSRSTVRQAIDQLVSEGVLKKLPGKGTFISLKPINDWLGSLSSTTETIQRMGMEPGAKLIESEMIELPEHLQNATGLAKAYHFKRVRYADNTPMGIENHYYPIHLGKKISTYDLNKVTIYDLLERKLDIHTLEAEQVITAGKAEEEDAALLGISSDESLLIADRKLVDVDGNFVEFEHAFYRSDMYSFKINLSRKK comes from the coding sequence ATGACATTGGATTACAATAATTCAATTCCATTATATATCCAATTAAAATTAAAACTCGAACAGAATATTTTACAAGGGATGTATGAGGATAAAATCCCAAGTGAACGCGAAATCATCGACGCATATTATGTCAGCCGCAGCACGGTCAGGCAGGCGATAGACCAATTAGTGAGTGAAGGTGTTCTCAAGAAACTTCCGGGGAAAGGCACGTTTATCTCGCTAAAACCGATCAACGACTGGCTCGGCAGCTTAAGCAGTACAACCGAGACGATTCAACGAATGGGAATGGAGCCAGGAGCAAAGCTGATTGAATCGGAAATGATTGAGTTACCTGAACACCTTCAAAACGCTACAGGACTCGCGAAAGCTTATCATTTTAAAAGGGTCCGATACGCAGACAACACGCCAATGGGCATTGAAAATCACTATTATCCCATACACTTAGGAAAAAAGATTTCCACCTATGATTTGAATAAAGTCACCATATATGATTTGCTTGAGCGAAAATTAGACATACACACCTTAGAAGCAGAGCAAGTCATAACTGCAGGGAAAGCAGAAGAGGAAGATGCAGCTTTACTTGGAATCTCTAGCGACGAAAGCCTGTTAATTGCCGATCGAAAATTAGTAGATGTCGATGGTAATTTTGTAGAATTTGAGCACGCCTTTTACCGGTCGGATATGTACTCCTTTAAAATAAACCTGTCGAGGAAGAAATAA
- a CDS encoding DsbA family protein: protein MICDAETGVCGVTEEEEMEMIDFNQPKKSINLYYVTDPICSHCWAIEPVLRRFVEQYGDHFNFHTVMGGLLEKWHDGPIDPANGIYKPADVAGHWREVGEQSRMPIDGTLMIDNPVASSFPPSRVFKVIQKNHNERLAFEYLRRAREALFAFNQNISDKFVMIEIVNKLGLDGEAIINEAEQPIGQQLLEEDFGLAGRLGARGFPTIIMINEENKGVKIVGGRPFEYYVDGLKQVLNTQRLQPKQQASLPSLLEEEKLLFSKEIEVMYDVEQSDLDTFIEKELSADQYQKKEILGEFYFATTK, encoded by the coding sequence ATGATTTGTGATGCAGAAACAGGTGTATGCGGCGTAACTGAAGAAGAGGAAATGGAGATGATTGATTTTAACCAACCCAAAAAGTCGATTAATCTTTATTATGTGACGGATCCTATTTGTTCTCATTGCTGGGCAATTGAACCAGTTCTTCGTCGATTTGTAGAGCAGTATGGAGATCATTTCAATTTTCATACGGTCATGGGTGGCTTGCTGGAAAAATGGCATGACGGCCCTATCGATCCTGCGAACGGAATTTATAAGCCAGCCGATGTTGCTGGTCACTGGAGAGAGGTTGGAGAACAATCAAGAATGCCAATTGATGGGACCTTAATGATTGATAATCCAGTAGCGTCCTCATTCCCGCCTTCTCGCGTGTTTAAGGTAATTCAAAAAAATCATAATGAAAGATTAGCATTTGAATATTTGCGCCGCGCAAGAGAAGCACTGTTCGCATTTAATCAGAATATTTCAGATAAATTCGTTATGATTGAAATTGTAAATAAACTTGGTCTTGATGGAGAAGCCATTATAAATGAAGCGGAACAACCAATCGGACAACAATTACTCGAGGAAGATTTTGGCCTCGCAGGAAGATTGGGCGCCAGGGGATTTCCTACCATCATTATGATTAATGAGGAAAATAAAGGCGTAAAAATTGTTGGTGGTCGCCCGTTTGAATACTATGTTGACGGGTTAAAACAAGTTCTAAATACGCAAAGATTGCAGCCAAAACAACAAGCTTCCCTTCCTAGTTTGCTTGAGGAGGAAAAGCTTCTATTCTCCAAAGAAATTGAAGTAATGTACGATGTTGAACAATCAGACCTTGACACTTTCATTGAAAAAGAACTCTCAGCCGATCAATATCAAAAGAAGGAAATTTTAGGGGAGTTTTATTTTGCAACAACGAAATAA